Proteins from a genomic interval of Clostridium sp. M62/1:
- a CDS encoding NAD(+)/NADH kinase, with amino-acid sequence MKYFYMIVNHSKKKAEYGAELISRYLRDRDCECVVWDASDTEKRTSCRHAFRYTDSSTVPARTECVICLGGDGTLIQAARDLAGSNIPLLGVNMGTLGYLAQIGREKDIFPALDELIADHYGLEKRIMLKGTVSSGGSTAAKDIALNDIVLSRFGLGMLRFNLYIDGEFLTDYSADGLIAATPTGSTAYNLSAGGPIAVPDSEMILLTPICPHTLNSRSVVLAPDRVIELEITGREEPGKFLSFDGDTQVRLKTGDRVRIEKSETVTMLIRLKKVSFLENLRDRMRQI; translated from the coding sequence ATGAAGTATTTCTATATGATTGTAAACCATTCTAAGAAAAAGGCGGAGTATGGGGCAGAGCTGATCAGCAGATACCTGAGGGACAGGGACTGCGAGTGCGTGGTGTGGGATGCCAGCGACACGGAAAAAAGAACCTCCTGCCGCCATGCGTTCCGCTATACAGACAGCAGCACTGTGCCTGCAAGGACAGAGTGCGTCATCTGCCTGGGGGGAGACGGGACGCTGATCCAGGCGGCCAGGGATCTGGCAGGCAGCAATATTCCCCTTCTCGGCGTCAATATGGGGACGCTGGGCTATCTGGCCCAGATTGGGCGTGAGAAGGACATTTTTCCGGCTTTAGACGAGCTGATCGCGGATCACTACGGTCTGGAGAAGAGAATCATGCTGAAGGGGACGGTAAGCTCCGGTGGAAGTACGGCGGCAAAGGACATTGCCCTCAATGACATTGTCCTGTCCAGGTTCGGACTCGGCATGCTTCGGTTCAACCTCTATATCGACGGGGAATTTCTGACGGATTACTCGGCGGACGGGCTCATAGCAGCCACGCCTACGGGCTCCACGGCCTACAACCTTTCGGCAGGAGGCCCCATAGCCGTCCCTGATTCGGAGATGATCCTGCTGACCCCCATCTGTCCCCACACGCTGAATTCCAGAAGTGTGGTTCTGGCTCCGGACCGGGTCATCGAGCTGGAGATTACCGGAAGGGAGGAGCCGGGAAAATTCCTGAGCTTTGACGGGGACACCCAGGTGCGCTTAAAGACGGGGGACCGGGTAAGAATTGAGAAATCGGAGACAGTCACAATGCTCATCAGGCTTAAAAAGGTGTCCTTCCTGGAAAATCTCAGAGACAGGATGAGGCAGATATAA
- a CDS encoding arginine repressor, translating to MKLERHSKIVELIGKYDIETQEELAEYLNKEGYNVTQATVSRDIRELKLSKIQGENGRQKYAVFHPQQSTFNDKYIRILHDGFLSMDMAQNILVIKTVSGMAMAVAAALDAIHFSEIVGCIAGDDTIMCAVRSADDTILLMDKLKKMING from the coding sequence ATGAAACTGGAACGTCACAGCAAAATTGTAGAGCTGATTGGAAAATATGACATTGAGACACAGGAGGAGCTGGCTGAGTACCTGAATAAGGAGGGGTACAATGTCACTCAGGCTACTGTATCGAGAGATATCAGGGAACTGAAGCTCTCAAAGATCCAGGGGGAGAACGGGCGCCAGAAGTACGCTGTCTTTCATCCCCAGCAGAGCACCTTTAACGACAAGTACATCAGAATCCTTCATGACGGCTTCCTCTCCATGGATATGGCCCAGAACATTCTGGTGATTAAGACCGTGTCGGGGATGGCCATGGCAGTGGCGGCGGCTCTGGATGCCATCCATTTCAGTGAGATTGTAGGGTGCATTGCAGGGGACGATACGATTATGTGCGCAGTCAGAAGCGCAGATGACACCATCCTTCTGATGGACAAGCTGAAAAAAATGATTAACGGATAG
- the recN gene encoding DNA repair protein RecN — translation MLFHLSVRNLALIDSAEVEFEEGLNILTGETGAGKSVIIGSVNVALGGKASKELIRQGCDYAYVELVFSVTDEKKREELRKKEVFPDTDGNLIISKKIMPARSISRINDETVTAARLREITGILIDIHGQHEHQSLLYHSKHLEILDEYGKSRIEPLKKKTAEAYQEYVAVKKKMEYYQSGKEQLLREADFLRFEIEEIENAGLRAGEEEELESRYRRFSNSRRIAESLSEAYRAVSGEQIARALKAVETASQFDEGLSGIRDQLYDVDSLMSDLNREISSYMDSMTFDEEAFRQTEERLDLIRSLENKYGNTIEKVLESLEKKQEKLEELENFDLLRMETEKRLSELTERLEELCGELSEIRRQTAVKLTERMREGLSDLNFMNVDFTMEFRRLSHYTAGGFDEAEFLISTNPGEPARPLGMVASGGELSRIMLALKAVLAETDDIPTLIFDEIDTGISGRTAQMVSEKLSLIAESHQVICITHLPQIAAMADSHYEIRKTARDGRTATQIQRLSEEQSIDELARLLGGAEITEAVRQNAREMRALAGEKKGRRASEKAGK, via the coding sequence ATGCTGTTTCATCTGAGCGTCAGAAACCTGGCTTTGATTGACTCTGCGGAGGTAGAGTTCGAGGAGGGGCTCAACATCCTGACAGGAGAGACAGGAGCGGGAAAATCGGTCATCATCGGCTCTGTCAATGTGGCCCTGGGCGGAAAGGCGTCAAAGGAGCTGATCCGCCAGGGCTGCGACTACGCCTACGTGGAGCTGGTTTTCTCTGTAACGGATGAAAAAAAGAGGGAGGAGCTGAGAAAGAAAGAGGTCTTCCCGGATACAGACGGAAATTTAATCATATCTAAAAAGATCATGCCGGCCAGAAGCATCAGCCGGATCAACGACGAGACGGTGACAGCGGCAAGGCTCCGTGAGATTACAGGGATTCTCATAGACATCCACGGGCAGCATGAGCACCAGTCGCTTTTATACCATTCTAAACATCTCGAAATTCTCGATGAATACGGAAAATCCCGGATTGAGCCCTTAAAGAAAAAGACGGCAGAGGCCTATCAGGAATATGTGGCTGTGAAAAAGAAGATGGAATATTACCAGAGCGGGAAGGAACAGCTTCTCAGGGAAGCAGATTTTCTGCGCTTTGAGATCGAGGAGATTGAGAATGCCGGGCTGAGGGCCGGGGAGGAGGAGGAGCTGGAAAGCCGGTACCGCCGCTTTTCCAACAGCAGGAGGATTGCAGAGAGCCTCTCTGAGGCTTACCGGGCAGTAAGCGGGGAGCAGATAGCGAGAGCCCTGAAAGCGGTGGAAACGGCCTCTCAGTTCGATGAAGGGCTGTCTGGAATCAGGGATCAGCTCTACGATGTGGACTCTCTTATGAGTGATCTGAACCGTGAGATTTCCTCCTACATGGACAGCATGACCTTTGACGAGGAAGCTTTCAGACAGACCGAGGAAAGACTGGACCTGATCAGAAGCCTGGAAAACAAGTACGGAAATACCATTGAGAAAGTACTTGAAAGCCTTGAGAAAAAACAGGAAAAGCTGGAAGAGCTGGAAAACTTTGATCTGCTCAGGATGGAGACGGAAAAGCGCCTGTCAGAGCTTACAGAACGGCTGGAAGAACTGTGCGGGGAGCTTTCAGAAATCCGCCGCCAGACGGCTGTGAAGCTTACAGAGCGCATGCGGGAGGGGCTTTCCGATCTGAACTTTATGAATGTGGACTTTACCATGGAATTCCGGCGGCTTTCTCACTACACTGCCGGCGGATTTGATGAGGCGGAGTTTCTCATCTCGACCAATCCGGGCGAGCCGGCCAGACCCCTTGGAATGGTGGCCTCCGGAGGTGAGCTGTCCAGAATTATGCTGGCTCTCAAGGCGGTTCTGGCGGAGACGGACGATATCCCGACGCTGATCTTTGATGAGATAGACACCGGAATCAGCGGCCGTACGGCTCAGATGGTGTCGGAGAAGCTGAGCCTGATTGCAGAGAGTCATCAGGTGATCTGCATTACCCATCTGCCCCAGATTGCAGCCATGGCGGACAGCCACTATGAGATAAGAAAGACGGCAAGGGACGGCCGTACAGCCACGCAGATACAGCGCCTTTCAGAGGAGCAGAGCATCGACGAGCTGGCAAGGCTTTTAGGGGGAGCTGAGATTACAGAGGCGGTAAGACAAAACGCCCGCGAGATGCGGGCGCTTGCAGGTGAGAAGAAGGGGAGGAGAGCTTCCGAAAAAGCCGGGAAATGA
- a CDS encoding response regulator transcription factor gives MRILFAEDEPALREVTVKRLKAEGFGVDGCRDGREALDYLDSTDYDVVILDIMMPGIDGLTVLRTLRSRGNTAPVMLLTARDAVADRVGGLDAGADDYLTKPFEFAELTARIRALLRRNSDNKTDTASVADLTVEFSTRKVTRGGVEISLSSREFALLESLIRHKGAILSRTQLENQVWDFGFEGGSNIVDVYIRYLRKKIDDPFEKKLIHTVRGAGYTLREE, from the coding sequence ATGAGAATTTTATTTGCAGAGGATGAGCCGGCCCTCAGGGAAGTGACGGTAAAGCGGCTTAAGGCGGAAGGGTTTGGCGTAGACGGATGCAGGGACGGCAGGGAGGCCCTCGATTATCTGGACAGCACAGACTACGACGTGGTGATTCTGGATATTATGATGCCTGGAATCGACGGGCTGACCGTGCTTCGAACACTCAGAAGCCGGGGAAATACGGCGCCTGTCATGCTTCTGACAGCCAGGGATGCCGTCGCTGACCGGGTGGGAGGGCTGGACGCCGGGGCAGATGACTACCTGACGAAGCCCTTCGAATTTGCGGAGCTGACTGCCCGCATCCGCGCTCTGCTTAGAAGAAATTCTGACAATAAGACGGATACGGCCTCTGTGGCAGATCTGACAGTGGAGTTTTCCACCAGGAAAGTGACGAGGGGAGGGGTGGAGATCAGCCTTTCTTCCCGGGAATTTGCCCTGCTGGAATCCCTGATCCGCCATAAGGGAGCCATACTCTCACGCACACAGCTGGAAAACCAGGTCTGGGATTTTGGCTTTGAGGGGGGAAGCAACATTGTGGATGTCTATATCCGTTATCTCAGAAAAAAGATTGACGATCCCTTTGAGAAGAAGCTGATCCACACAGTGCGGGGAGCCGGCTATACACTGAGGGAGGAGTGA
- a CDS encoding sensor histidine kinase: MAVGKRTRKTRTKLAAAGRHLSIKARVTLWYTFFMVLLLAMAAVFMFSSSRRMSGSQMKQQLMDTVTDSVQQASFRYGKLQTEEMDFYKNGVSVFIYDTEGRLLAPNVNLGLQVDSLLEDQTIKTASKRGERWMLYDVYSEKEGNGFWVRGMISMTEFGQALGNLPLLFFGMLPGFVAVAALGGYRITKGAFLPVRQIAETAEAIGSGSDLSQRIETDGSGDELDRLGGTMNGMLARLQASFEAERQFSSDVSHELRTPIAVIRSQCEFALSGQAEEGDKEEAFHAILTQSERMNAIVSQLLLLSRAENGKFIPKREPVDFGTLCSFICEDLEASAGENHVSLTWETGEAQVVGDETLLIRMVTNLVTNAIRYNREGGRVRVVTERKNGSVFLTVQDTGIGIKKEDLEKIFNRFYRADASRSTEGTGLGLSMVKWIAGIHGGSVRAESVYGVGSAFTVELPDGGRQSDGADRGE; the protein is encoded by the coding sequence ATGGCAGTGGGAAAAAGGACCAGAAAGACCAGGACAAAACTGGCTGCGGCAGGCAGGCATCTGTCTATCAAGGCCAGAGTGACGCTGTGGTATACCTTCTTCATGGTTCTGCTCTTGGCCATGGCGGCTGTTTTTATGTTTTCTTCCTCACGCAGGATGTCCGGAAGCCAGATGAAGCAGCAGCTGATGGACACAGTGACAGACAGCGTGCAGCAGGCCAGCTTCCGGTATGGAAAGCTGCAGACAGAAGAGATGGACTTTTATAAGAACGGAGTCTCTGTTTTTATCTATGATACAGAGGGCAGGCTTCTGGCGCCTAATGTGAACCTGGGGCTTCAGGTGGACTCTCTTCTGGAAGATCAGACCATTAAGACAGCCAGCAAAAGAGGAGAGCGTTGGATGCTCTACGATGTATATTCGGAGAAGGAAGGAAATGGATTCTGGGTACGGGGAATGATCTCCATGACAGAGTTTGGACAGGCTTTGGGAAATCTGCCTCTCCTGTTTTTCGGAATGCTGCCTGGCTTTGTGGCCGTGGCAGCCCTTGGAGGCTACAGAATTACGAAGGGAGCCTTCCTCCCCGTCCGTCAGATTGCAGAGACGGCGGAGGCCATCGGCTCTGGGAGCGATCTGAGCCAGAGAATTGAGACAGACGGTTCCGGAGATGAGCTGGATCGCCTGGGAGGCACTATGAACGGAATGCTGGCCAGACTGCAGGCATCCTTCGAGGCGGAGCGCCAGTTCTCATCTGACGTGTCCCATGAGCTCAGGACGCCGATCGCGGTGATTCGCTCTCAGTGCGAGTTCGCCCTGTCAGGGCAGGCAGAGGAAGGAGACAAAGAAGAGGCCTTCCACGCAATTCTCACCCAGTCTGAGCGGATGAATGCTATCGTCTCTCAGCTTCTGCTCTTAAGCCGGGCGGAGAACGGAAAGTTTATTCCCAAAAGGGAGCCGGTGGACTTTGGCACACTCTGCAGCTTTATCTGTGAGGATCTGGAGGCATCGGCTGGAGAAAATCATGTTTCACTTACCTGGGAGACAGGGGAGGCTCAGGTGGTGGGAGATGAGACGCTTCTGATCCGAATGGTTACAAATCTTGTGACAAATGCCATCCGGTACAACAGAGAGGGAGGACGTGTCCGCGTGGTCACTGAGCGGAAGAATGGAAGCGTTTTTCTGACGGTACAGGATACAGGCATCGGAATTAAGAAAGAGGATTTGGAAAAGATTTTCAACCGTTTTTACAGAGCAGATGCTTCAAGAAGCACAGAGGGGACAGGGCTTGGGCTCTCCATGGTTAAATGGATCGCGGGTATCCACGGAGGCAGCGTCAGAGCGGAGAGCGTGTACGGAGTCGGAAGTGCATTTACGGTGGAGCTTCCGGACGGCGGCAGGCAGTCGGACGGGGCAGACAGGGGAGAGTAA